A window of Terriglobia bacterium contains these coding sequences:
- a CDS encoding medium chain dehydrogenase/reductase family protein, with product MPRSVFITKRGPPEVLKSQEVPEPRPKPHEVRVHVRAAGVNFADIMMRLGLYAGAPPLPFVPGYEVSGTIDEIGSEVKNRSVGDRVIAMTEFGGYTESVCVAADRAVPMPATMSFEQGAALPVNYLTAYHMLYYLGHVRRGERVLIHQAAGGVGLAALELCKVAEAETFGTASAFKKDFLLSRGLHHHIDYHTQDYEQEVQRITQGEGVEIVLDPMGGESLRKGYRLLAPLGRLMVFGFSSSVSGKGRNLFKAGAQFLKTPRFSPLDLMLHNRAVFGVHLGRLWKAAGVLAEEMRTLLDLYDQGRISPYVGSTFLLDEADAAHHFIQDRKNLGKVILLVD from the coding sequence ATGCCGCGATCGGTCTTCATCACCAAACGAGGTCCTCCTGAGGTATTGAAGTCCCAGGAGGTCCCGGAACCTCGGCCGAAGCCTCATGAAGTTCGGGTTCATGTGAGGGCTGCCGGGGTGAATTTTGCCGACATCATGATGCGACTCGGCCTGTACGCGGGGGCGCCCCCACTCCCGTTTGTCCCGGGTTACGAAGTGAGCGGGACCATCGATGAGATCGGAAGTGAGGTCAAGAATCGGAGTGTCGGGGACCGTGTGATTGCCATGACGGAATTCGGGGGATATACGGAATCCGTGTGCGTTGCTGCGGATCGCGCGGTTCCCATGCCTGCAACCATGTCGTTCGAGCAGGGGGCGGCGCTGCCGGTCAACTACCTGACCGCCTATCATATGCTTTATTATCTCGGGCATGTCCGGAGAGGCGAGCGGGTCCTCATTCATCAGGCCGCCGGAGGCGTCGGATTGGCGGCGCTCGAGTTGTGCAAGGTGGCGGAGGCAGAAACCTTTGGCACGGCTTCCGCCTTTAAAAAGGACTTTCTTCTGTCGCGGGGACTCCACCACCACATCGACTATCACACCCAGGATTACGAGCAGGAAGTTCAGCGAATCACTCAAGGCGAAGGGGTCGAGATCGTTCTCGATCCGATGGGCGGGGAGTCTTTGCGGAAGGGGTATCGACTTCTTGCCCCGCTGGGACGACTCATGGTTTTTGGTTTTTCCAGCAGCGTCTCCGGCAAAGGGAGGAATCTGTTCAAAGCAGGGGCTCAATTTCTTAAGACACCGCGGTTTTCGCCACTCGATCTGATGCTTCACAACCGCGCCGTCTTTGGGGTCCATCTGGGACGGTTGTGGAAAGCGGCCGGAGTATTGGCGGAGGAAATGAGGACCTTGCTCGACCTGTACGATCAAGGAAGGATATCTCCCTATGTCGGCAGCACGTTCCTTCTGGACGAGGCCGACGCGGCCCACCATTTCATCCAGGACCGGAAGAATCTGGGCAAGGTCATCTTGCTTGTGGACTGA
- a CDS encoding S9 family peptidase, translated as MNPKPVRTRILLRCLSLFVFVSMSLLAVAQPAKRPMTFMDIIEMRSVSNPAVSPDAKWVLYTMSTPDWKAGKSQTDIWLASTDGAVNKEMTFTRDKNETNPRWSRDGKFFVFASDRDASPAAAAAPGGGAGEGAPGGRNQLYRMRPDGGEAEKITDAKDGVGAFGFSKDGKWLAFSAGKADEQQVWIFSTADIGPGKAKPLTKHSNPISSWQFSPDSRRIYFLSPDTVDKDDKERKEKKFTVKIRDPQTPANHLWALDMDSRQGKRLTSGTEYTVTGFTQSKDSQWIGFHGGSMNRYEKGTEARDYADLFLLNAATGKIERLTENKDIGESPLSFSPDSQLIAFSAADDFKYFHNGRVYVRPVAAGTWKKLGDGFDADVNLGFWARDDKTIYFNEGMGATNQFFSVSVDNGKVTQVTQVKGALNVTEDEDSGTLLVSYSDPTTPGNIYSTSLTTVSDRGTWKRLTDSNPQVADLLLGETEAIRWKSSDGTLIEGVLVKPVGYEKGKRYPLIVQIHGGPAGADLLGFNGRYVNYSHIYAANGYFCLMPNYRGSTNYGEKFKMEISGDYFRQAFDDIMTGVDNLIKLGMVDEARMGVMGWSAGGHWSNWILTHTNRFKAISSGAGAMNWTSMYAETDIQRNREFYFQGKPYDRFEHYWDVSPLKYIKNAKTPTLIHVVEGDPRVPRPQSEELHMALKKLGVPTEFMVYPGNTHGIPDMRNQMVKMVSEFGWFEKWIKGKDVWFDWEAFIQLKK; from the coding sequence ATGAACCCCAAACCTGTTCGCACAAGAATCCTTTTGCGCTGTCTATCATTGTTTGTGTTTGTCTCGATGAGCCTCCTGGCTGTGGCGCAGCCCGCCAAGCGCCCCATGACCTTTATGGACATCATCGAGATGCGAAGTGTAAGCAACCCTGCCGTCAGCCCCGACGCCAAATGGGTGCTCTACACAATGTCCACGCCGGACTGGAAGGCCGGGAAGAGTCAAACGGATATTTGGCTGGCATCCACCGATGGCGCGGTCAATAAGGAGATGACCTTCACCCGCGACAAGAACGAAACCAACCCGCGATGGTCGCGCGACGGGAAGTTTTTCGTATTTGCCTCGGATCGCGATGCGAGTCCAGCAGCGGCGGCCGCACCCGGCGGGGGGGCCGGTGAGGGCGCGCCAGGCGGGAGAAATCAACTCTACCGGATGCGTCCTGACGGCGGGGAGGCCGAAAAAATCACGGATGCCAAGGATGGGGTAGGAGCATTTGGTTTCAGCAAAGACGGAAAATGGCTTGCTTTTTCCGCCGGCAAGGCCGACGAGCAGCAGGTCTGGATTTTCTCAACCGCCGACATCGGCCCGGGGAAGGCCAAGCCGCTGACCAAGCACTCCAATCCCATCAGCTCCTGGCAGTTTTCGCCGGACAGCAGAAGGATCTACTTCCTCTCTCCGGATACGGTTGATAAGGACGACAAGGAGCGGAAGGAGAAGAAGTTTACAGTGAAGATTCGCGACCCACAGACGCCCGCCAATCATCTCTGGGCGTTGGATATGGATTCCAGGCAGGGAAAACGGTTGACCTCCGGGACGGAGTACACGGTGACCGGATTTACCCAGTCCAAGGATTCCCAGTGGATTGGGTTTCACGGCGGATCGATGAACCGCTATGAGAAGGGCACTGAAGCCCGTGACTATGCGGATCTGTTCCTGCTGAATGCCGCCACAGGAAAAATAGAACGACTGACCGAAAACAAAGACATCGGCGAAAGCCCGCTGAGCTTTTCTCCAGACAGTCAATTGATCGCCTTTTCTGCCGCCGACGATTTCAAATACTTCCACAATGGCAGGGTCTACGTGCGTCCCGTGGCCGCAGGCACCTGGAAAAAGCTGGGGGATGGGTTTGATGCCGATGTCAACCTGGGGTTCTGGGCAAGAGACGACAAGACGATCTATTTCAATGAAGGGATGGGCGCCACAAATCAGTTTTTCTCGGTTTCGGTAGACAACGGCAAGGTGACTCAGGTCACCCAGGTGAAGGGTGCGCTTAATGTGACGGAGGACGAAGACTCCGGCACTCTACTGGTCAGCTATTCCGACCCCACCACGCCGGGAAATATCTACTCCACGTCTCTGACGACCGTTTCAGACCGCGGCACCTGGAAACGATTAACGGATTCCAACCCCCAGGTCGCGGATCTTCTGCTGGGTGAGACGGAGGCGATTCGCTGGAAGAGTTCGGATGGGACCCTGATTGAAGGAGTCCTTGTGAAACCCGTGGGATATGAGAAAGGTAAGCGATATCCTCTCATTGTCCAAATTCACGGGGGGCCTGCGGGTGCTGACCTGCTCGGGTTTAACGGCCGCTATGTGAATTATTCTCACATCTACGCCGCCAATGGCTACTTTTGCCTGATGCCGAACTACCGGGGTTCCACCAACTACGGAGAAAAGTTCAAGATGGAGATTTCCGGGGATTATTTCCGGCAGGCGTTTGATGACATCATGACCGGCGTGGACAACCTGATCAAGCTGGGGATGGTCGACGAAGCCAGAATGGGCGTGATGGGTTGGAGTGCCGGTGGGCATTGGTCAAACTGGATCCTCACCCATACAAATCGCTTCAAAGCCATCTCGTCCGGCGCCGGCGCGATGAACTGGACATCCATGTATGCCGAGACCGATATCCAACGAAACCGCGAGTTTTACTTTCAGGGAAAACCCTACGATCGTTTCGAACATTACTGGGACGTGTCTCCCCTGAAATACATCAAGAATGCCAAAACGCCGACCCTGATTCATGTGGTCGAGGGCGACCCCCGCGTGCCGCGGCCCCAGAGCGAAGAGCTGCACATGGCCTTGAAGAAGCTGGGAGTACCCACCGAGTTCATGGTCTACCCGGGGAATACCCACGGCATTCCCGACATGCGCAACCAGATGGTCAAGATGGTCAGCGAATTCGGCTGGTTTGAGAAGTGGATCAAGGGCAAAGACGTCTGGTTCGATTGGGAAGCGTTCATTCAACTCAAGAAATAA
- a CDS encoding threonine synthase — MNNVSHLECSSCRKHWSPRRIYNLCPECKLPLLVRYDLKAAKGQLNRENLASRRNDMWRYREVMPVVDDGNIVSLGEGNTPLLSARRLGKVTGLENLMIKDESPNPTASFKARGMAAAISMAKELGIQKVVVPSAGNAASALAAYAAQAGMEAHIFMPKDVPQANYMECAMFGARVTLVDGLISDCGRMVAELKDKEGWFDVSTLKEPYRIEGKKTMGYELAEQLNWHLPDWIVYPTGGGTGLIGMWKAFEEMEAMGWIDSQRPRMVTVQASGCAPIVKAFHEGATKATVWPNARTIAAGLRVPGAIGDFIMLEILHKSGGTAVMISDEEVKSAVAEIGKQEGIFCAPEGAACWPAVKKLQGDGSIRPEDRIVMFNTGSGLKYLDVLGE, encoded by the coding sequence ATGAATAACGTTTCACATCTGGAGTGTTCCTCGTGTCGAAAACATTGGTCTCCGCGGAGGATTTACAACCTCTGTCCGGAATGCAAGTTGCCCCTCCTGGTTCGATACGATCTCAAGGCCGCGAAGGGGCAGCTCAATCGTGAAAACCTAGCTTCACGTCGAAACGATATGTGGCGCTACCGGGAAGTCATGCCGGTGGTTGATGACGGAAATATTGTTTCGTTGGGCGAAGGAAATACTCCTCTTTTGTCGGCCCGGAGGCTCGGAAAGGTGACCGGCCTCGAAAACCTCATGATTAAGGACGAGTCGCCGAATCCGACCGCCTCATTCAAGGCACGGGGGATGGCTGCAGCGATCTCCATGGCAAAGGAATTAGGGATTCAAAAAGTGGTGGTTCCCTCGGCGGGAAACGCCGCCAGCGCCCTGGCGGCATATGCGGCCCAGGCGGGCATGGAGGCACATATTTTCATGCCGAAAGACGTCCCCCAGGCCAACTACATGGAGTGCGCCATGTTCGGCGCCCGCGTGACCCTGGTCGACGGGCTGATCAGCGATTGTGGACGTATGGTTGCGGAACTCAAGGATAAGGAAGGGTGGTTTGACGTCTCAACCCTCAAAGAGCCGTATCGAATCGAGGGCAAGAAGACGATGGGCTACGAGCTTGCTGAGCAATTGAATTGGCATCTCCCCGACTGGATTGTTTATCCTACCGGGGGAGGCACCGGCCTTATCGGGATGTGGAAGGCGTTTGAGGAAATGGAAGCGATGGGATGGATCGACTCGCAGCGTCCCAGGATGGTGACCGTACAAGCGAGCGGCTGTGCACCCATTGTCAAGGCCTTCCACGAGGGCGCGACGAAGGCGACTGTCTGGCCCAACGCCCGGACCATTGCCGCCGGATTGCGCGTGCCCGGGGCCATTGGGGATTTCATTATGCTCGAGATCCTGCATAAGAGTGGCGGGACGGCCGTGATGATCAGCGATGAAGAGGTGAAATCCGCAGTGGCCGAGATTGGAAAGCAGGAAGGGATTTTCTGCGCCCCCGAGGGGGCAGCCTGCTGGCCCGCAGTCAAAAAACTCCAGGGTGATGGTTCCATCCGCCCCGAAGATCGAATTGTCATGTTCAATACCGGTTCAGGCCTGAAGTACCTGGACGTGTTGGGGGAGTGA
- a CDS encoding alanyl-tRNA editing protein produces MPTERLYYGDSFLRSFEAQIADLREMKGQFHVVLDRTAFYPTGGGQPNDRGTLNGVEVVDVFEQEGTGEVIHVISSAVRAGRAVGEVDWPRRFDHMQQHTGQHIFSAAFIQMCEAPTVGFHLGLETSTIDLRTNLAIPERLEEVVNLANQIVFEDREVAVLNVSRGEAAAMHLRKESDREGVLRIIEVTGFDRTPCGGTHVTRTGQIGLIAPRKVERYKQGWRVEFVCGGRALRRSRDDFDTLARASKLLSSPVDQIPGVIERQIEESKSSRRERSRLLEELASFKAMSLLQGAKSCGGRRLLIETFRNEGLDYLKMLAQHAVAESRVVVFFVLAGEKPQVLIATSPDSGVDASQLFKVFGQEFSLRGGGSRHLAQGSLADASAVAPLIESAEKKLTAM; encoded by the coding sequence ATGCCGACCGAACGATTGTATTACGGCGACTCCTTCCTGCGCTCCTTCGAGGCGCAGATTGCGGACCTGCGCGAAATGAAGGGTCAGTTCCACGTTGTCCTCGACCGGACTGCGTTTTATCCGACCGGGGGGGGACAACCGAATGATCGGGGGACACTCAACGGGGTTGAGGTCGTCGATGTGTTTGAGCAGGAAGGCACCGGCGAGGTAATTCATGTCATCTCTTCCGCCGTCCGAGCCGGGCGCGCCGTGGGTGAGGTCGATTGGCCCCGCCGTTTCGACCACATGCAGCAACACACCGGCCAGCACATTTTCTCTGCGGCGTTTATTCAGATGTGTGAGGCGCCCACCGTGGGGTTCCATCTGGGTTTGGAGACCTCCACCATTGATTTGCGGACGAACCTCGCCATTCCTGAGCGCCTGGAGGAAGTTGTGAATCTGGCCAACCAGATCGTTTTTGAAGACCGTGAAGTCGCGGTTTTGAACGTGTCACGGGGAGAAGCGGCGGCGATGCATCTACGCAAGGAATCGGACCGTGAAGGTGTCCTCCGGATCATCGAGGTGACCGGGTTCGATCGCACGCCATGTGGGGGCACTCATGTGACCCGCACAGGGCAAATCGGTCTCATCGCCCCACGCAAGGTGGAGCGATACAAACAGGGTTGGCGCGTCGAGTTTGTCTGCGGAGGTCGCGCCCTGCGACGGTCAAGGGATGACTTCGATACGCTGGCCCGGGCCTCGAAGCTGCTTTCGTCACCCGTGGATCAGATTCCCGGCGTCATTGAGAGACAAATTGAGGAGTCGAAATCGTCCCGCCGTGAGCGGTCCCGGTTACTGGAAGAATTAGCGTCCTTCAAGGCAATGAGTCTGCTCCAAGGGGCGAAATCCTGCGGAGGCCGGCGCCTCCTCATTGAGACCTTTCGAAATGAAGGACTCGATTATTTGAAAATGCTGGCCCAGCATGCAGTCGCGGAATCGAGGGTGGTGGTGTTTTTTGTGCTGGCCGGCGAAAAACCACAGGTGTTGATTGCGACTTCTCCCGATTCCGGCGTGGATGCGAGTCAGCTCTTCAAGGTGTTCGGGCAAGAGTTTTCACTCCGGGGCGGCGGTTCCAGGCACCTGGCTCAAGGCTCGCTTGCAGACGCCTCGGCGGTCGCGCCTTTGATTGAATCTGCGGAAAAGAAATTGACAGCAATGTAG
- a CDS encoding asparaginase encodes MNSPKVLFVFTGGTMSMKFDPEIGAAVPAYSGKEVLAMVPHLESICDYDLIDFARIPGPHMTPEKMFELSKLLNEQLRRDEIAGAVVTHGTDALEETAYFLELTVDSYKPVAVIGAMRHSGEIGWDGATNLVSAARVVLDPNATDRGVMVVMNDEICTAREVTKTHTEAYDAFKSPEFGPIGLVDRDRIMWVRGKFWRKIIRTERIETRVDMFKTYAGFDPRLIHYALDTGAQGLVIESMGRGNTPPAAFTAVKRALEMPLPVVICSRSVRGRVLDTYGYEGAGKQARRLGAIFGGNLPGQKARIKLILALGKTSSIEEIRNIFEEGVYF; translated from the coding sequence ATGAATTCTCCGAAAGTTTTGTTTGTCTTCACGGGCGGCACGATGTCGATGAAGTTTGACCCGGAGATTGGAGCCGCGGTGCCGGCCTATTCCGGGAAGGAAGTTCTCGCCATGGTGCCCCACCTCGAGTCGATCTGCGATTACGACCTCATCGATTTTGCCAGAATTCCGGGGCCGCACATGACGCCGGAAAAAATGTTTGAGCTCTCGAAGCTGCTGAACGAACAGTTGCGCCGCGACGAAATCGCCGGAGCGGTGGTCACCCATGGAACGGACGCACTCGAGGAGACCGCCTATTTCCTGGAGTTGACGGTCGATTCCTACAAGCCCGTGGCCGTGATCGGCGCCATGCGCCACAGCGGGGAGATTGGCTGGGATGGCGCGACCAACCTGGTGTCGGCGGCCCGTGTGGTGCTCGATCCGAATGCCACCGACCGCGGCGTCATGGTGGTCATGAACGACGAGATCTGCACCGCTCGCGAGGTGACGAAGACCCACACGGAGGCCTACGATGCCTTCAAGTCGCCTGAGTTTGGCCCCATCGGGCTGGTGGACAGGGACCGCATTATGTGGGTCAGGGGCAAATTCTGGCGAAAGATTATCCGAACGGAGCGCATCGAAACCCGGGTGGATATGTTCAAGACATATGCGGGATTTGATCCCCGGCTCATCCACTATGCATTGGACACCGGCGCGCAAGGCCTCGTCATTGAGTCCATGGGACGTGGCAATACCCCGCCGGCGGCTTTCACGGCGGTGAAACGGGCCTTGGAGATGCCGCTTCCCGTGGTCATCTGTTCGCGCTCGGTTCGGGGCCGGGTGCTGGACACGTATGGCTATGAGGGCGCAGGAAAACAGGCCCGCCGGCTGGGGGCGATTTTCGGCGGAAACCTGCCGGGGCAGAAGGCAAGGATCAAACTGATCCTGGCCTTGGGGAAGACTAGCTCGATCGAAGAGATTCGGAATATTTTTGAAGAAGGGGTGTATTTCTAG
- the glpK gene encoding glycerol kinase GlpK: MTTSKRFILALDQGTTSSRAILFDHDSNLVSISQREVQQIYPRSGWVEHDPEEIWQSQLLTAREVLDQSGVSAKEIAAIGITNQRETSIVWERATGRPIHNAIVWQCRRTAELCDELKEEGFDRKILKKTGLVTDAYFSGTKIRWMLDHIPGARARARDGELLFGTVDSWLIYKLTQGGVHATDYSNASRTLLFDIHRKRWDQEILNRLEIPKIMLPRVLPSSGVFGEAASEWFGTAIPIAGNAGDQQAALYGQACFEVGMVKNTYGTGCFLLLNTGERAVSSKNGLLTTIGWGMKFSGPRKSPGRGAAPGRRGDADDVITYALEGSVFIAGAAIQWLRDGLKIIDQASQSETLATSVKDSGGVYFVPAFVGLGAPYWDMQARGTLVGITRGTERAHIVRAALESMAFQTRDVAEAMQRDAGTRIGELRVDGGAVANNFLCQFQADILGVPVLRPSITETTALGAAYLAGLAVDFWKNQKEISSHWKLDRKFEPRLRPTVREAAYAEWKRAVERSLRWKN; this comes from the coding sequence GTGACCACTTCCAAACGATTCATTCTCGCGCTTGATCAAGGGACCACCTCCTCGCGTGCCATTCTGTTCGATCATGATTCGAATCTAGTGTCCATCAGCCAGAGGGAGGTTCAACAGATTTATCCCCGATCCGGCTGGGTGGAACATGATCCGGAGGAGATCTGGCAATCTCAACTCCTCACCGCGCGTGAAGTCCTCGACCAGTCCGGTGTTTCAGCGAAGGAAATTGCAGCCATTGGCATTACCAATCAGCGGGAGACCAGCATTGTCTGGGAACGCGCGACGGGTCGGCCCATCCACAATGCCATCGTGTGGCAATGTCGTCGAACCGCCGAATTGTGCGATGAACTGAAGGAGGAGGGGTTCGACAGAAAGATCCTGAAAAAGACCGGCCTGGTGACCGATGCCTATTTTTCAGGGACGAAAATCAGATGGATGCTTGACCACATTCCCGGAGCACGGGCGCGGGCCCGCGACGGAGAACTTTTGTTCGGGACCGTGGACTCCTGGCTCATTTACAAGCTCACCCAAGGGGGCGTTCACGCCACGGATTATTCCAATGCCTCCCGCACCCTGCTGTTTGACATCCATCGGAAGCGTTGGGACCAGGAAATCCTCAACCGGTTGGAGATCCCGAAAATCATGCTCCCGCGAGTTCTCCCCTCCAGTGGCGTGTTTGGGGAAGCGGCAAGTGAATGGTTTGGCACGGCCATCCCGATTGCGGGGAATGCGGGAGACCAGCAGGCGGCCTTGTATGGGCAGGCCTGCTTTGAGGTGGGGATGGTGAAGAATACCTATGGCACGGGGTGTTTCCTTCTCCTTAATACGGGGGAGCGTGCCGTGTCGTCAAAAAACGGCCTCTTGACCACGATCGGGTGGGGCATGAAATTTTCCGGCCCCAGGAAGTCCCCGGGCCGGGGGGCCGCCCCAGGGAGACGCGGTGACGCTGATGATGTAATTACGTATGCGCTGGAGGGAAGTGTCTTCATCGCAGGCGCAGCGATCCAATGGCTGCGCGATGGACTCAAGATTATTGATCAAGCCAGTCAAAGTGAAACGCTCGCCACATCGGTGAAGGATTCGGGAGGAGTCTATTTTGTTCCCGCGTTTGTAGGGCTGGGGGCGCCTTACTGGGATATGCAGGCTCGTGGCACCCTGGTCGGAATCACCCGAGGAACGGAACGGGCCCACATTGTCCGCGCGGCGCTGGAATCGATGGCATTTCAGACCCGCGATGTCGCGGAGGCGATGCAGCGCGATGCCGGAACCCGAATCGGCGAATTGCGCGTAGACGGCGGGGCCGTTGCTAACAATTTTCTCTGCCAGTTTCAAGCCGATATCCTGGGGGTGCCGGTGCTCCGTCCCTCCATCACGGAGACCACAGCATTGGGTGCCGCCTATCTGGCCGGTCTGGCGGTTGACTTTTGGAAAAATCAAAAAGAAATCTCCTCTCACTGGAAACTCGACCGGAAGTTCGAGCCGCGCCTCCGACCCACGGTTCGAGAAGCCGCCTATGCCGAATGGAAACGGGCGGTGGAGCGATCCCTCCGATGGAAAAATTAG
- a CDS encoding tetratricopeptide repeat protein: MEKSRLEIFEDTTRNSPTDSFAHYALAMEYEKAGRIEDALATYRRLIGFDPAYVPAFQMCGQLLVSLGRSPEAREILTRGLEAAQKIGNAKAANEIQVLLSGLAG, from the coding sequence ATGGAGAAATCCCGTCTTGAGATCTTCGAAGACACAACCAGGAACTCCCCCACGGATTCCTTCGCACATTATGCCCTCGCCATGGAATACGAGAAGGCAGGACGGATTGAAGATGCGCTTGCCACCTACAGGAGACTGATCGGTTTCGATCCCGCGTACGTTCCGGCTTTTCAGATGTGCGGACAGCTCTTGGTGAGCCTTGGCCGCTCCCCGGAGGCGCGCGAGATATTGACTCGCGGTCTGGAGGCTGCCCAGAAGATCGGCAACGCGAAGGCGGCCAACGAAATTCAGGTGCTTTTGTCGGGTTTGGCCGGGTGA
- a CDS encoding amino acid permease → MVTNHQSPSDPVPLQDLSSQQHGLQRQLSGRQLTMIAIGGAIGTGLFLGSGVAVQLAGPGVLVTYGVGAIIALIVTLALAEMTVVRPVAGSFGVHADEFLHPWAGFSVRYSYWLAQVIAIGSEVVAASIYCRYWFPFVPQWVWIVMFSATMVYVNSRTVSRFGEFEYWFAMIKVVTIIAFLGVGVGLIFGGRQGVALSFHDFLNSSKMLPHGWSGVWFASSLVIFSFLGVEIVAVTSGEAKDPALNIPRAMKGTVGRLVLFYVGAIFVLIMIVPHADIGIRESPFVTVFRAVGVPYAGGLMNFVVLTAALSSMNANLYLTSRMLFSLSRSGFAPQLFGRVTHAGAPRNALLASTGGLFAAVLMALFFPQRAYLAMVGVALFGGIFAWMIILITHFFFRRRVAAETLQNLPLRLPFFPWSGMAALGALIAITGSSAWVPEMQPLVWSAGPWLLAVTIFYWGWRRFRAKELNGSR, encoded by the coding sequence ATGGTTACGAATCATCAATCGCCTTCCGACCCCGTCCCCCTGCAAGACCTTTCTTCACAGCAACACGGCCTTCAACGCCAACTCTCCGGGCGCCAGTTGACCATGATTGCGATTGGCGGAGCCATCGGCACTGGGCTGTTTCTTGGCAGTGGAGTCGCCGTGCAACTTGCCGGGCCCGGGGTTCTAGTGACTTATGGGGTCGGCGCCATCATCGCGTTGATTGTTACGCTGGCGCTGGCCGAGATGACCGTGGTGCGTCCTGTGGCGGGTTCATTTGGCGTTCATGCCGATGAGTTTCTGCACCCTTGGGCGGGCTTCTCGGTCCGGTACTCCTACTGGCTGGCGCAAGTCATCGCGATTGGAAGCGAAGTCGTTGCAGCCTCGATTTACTGCCGCTACTGGTTTCCATTTGTTCCCCAATGGGTCTGGATCGTCATGTTCTCCGCTACGATGGTGTACGTGAACTCGCGCACGGTTTCACGGTTCGGCGAATTTGAGTACTGGTTTGCGATGATCAAGGTGGTCACCATCATCGCTTTCCTCGGGGTCGGAGTTGGCTTGATCTTTGGAGGAAGGCAGGGCGTGGCACTCTCGTTCCACGATTTTCTGAATTCCTCCAAAATGCTGCCGCACGGATGGTCGGGAGTCTGGTTTGCTTCAAGCCTTGTGATATTCAGTTTTTTAGGGGTTGAGATCGTGGCGGTGACTTCGGGTGAAGCAAAAGATCCAGCCTTGAACATCCCAAGGGCGATGAAGGGTACGGTGGGGCGATTGGTTTTGTTCTATGTCGGCGCCATCTTCGTCCTCATCATGATCGTCCCCCATGCGGACATCGGGATACGAGAGAGTCCGTTCGTGACAGTGTTCCGGGCCGTCGGCGTGCCCTATGCCGGGGGATTGATGAATTTTGTGGTGCTGACCGCGGCGTTGTCATCCATGAATGCAAACCTGTACCTGACCTCCCGGATGCTTTTCTCTCTCTCTCGAAGCGGCTTTGCCCCCCAACTTTTTGGAAGAGTGACTCATGCGGGAGCTCCGCGCAATGCCCTGCTCGCTTCCACCGGGGGCCTTTTCGCAGCCGTACTGATGGCTCTCTTCTTCCCTCAAAGAGCCTATCTCGCGATGGTTGGTGTCGCGTTGTTCGGCGGCATCTTCGCCTGGATGATCATTCTGATCACGCACTTCTTTTTCCGCAGACGCGTAGCCGCGGAGACCCTCCAAAACCTCCCCCTCCGACTTCCTTTCTTTCCATGGAGTGGAATGGCGGCGCTGGGTGCGCTGATCGCGATCACCGGATCGTCGGCGTGGGTTCCTGAAATGCAACCCCTGGTGTGGAGTGCCGGGCCATGGCTGTTGGCAGTAACAATCTTCTATTGGGGGTGGAGAAGATTCAGGGCGAAGGAACTGAACGGATCACGCTAA
- a CDS encoding GIY-YIG nuclease family protein, with the protein MFFVYILKSLKDGRYYIGSTSDLERRLREHNSGQQEATRYRRPFRLEYAEPHPDQSTARRRERFIKRQKSRLFIEELIRQNGPFVPGRK; encoded by the coding sequence ATGTTCTTCGTGTATATTCTTAAGAGCCTGAAAGATGGGCGATACTACATTGGCTCGACTAGTGATCTTGAACGACGTTTGCGCGAACATAACTCGGGGCAGCAAGAGGCCACGCGATATCGCAGACCTTTTCGACTCGAATATGCGGAGCCCCATCCAGACCAAAGCACGGCCCGACGTCGCGAGAGATTTATCAAGAGGCAGAAAAGTCGACTCTTTATTGAAGAATTAATAAGACAAAATGGCCCATTTGTCCCAGGACGAAAGTAG
- a CDS encoding VOC family protein: MAKKKGSKEASKGGAKSKKSIKPHRPPARSLTRLRTAGDKPGWMGIEGLHLTFTTKEPHVVANFYRDSLGFVDASGQRPAATLKPGYARNDEIRGSLCLRTTRDTLIEFQDYNMAYHWVAQLGGRPPEEPLSGQIYLLVRDVDRVYERLSKKGVQFFGPPREMPWGHRIVECSDPEGRRVVFAEVLKKKK; encoded by the coding sequence ATGGCAAAGAAGAAAGGCTCCAAGGAGGCTAGTAAGGGCGGGGCGAAGTCGAAGAAGAGCATCAAGCCGCACCGACCGCCAGCCAGGAGCCTTACTCGCTTGAGGACGGCCGGGGATAAGCCCGGGTGGATGGGAATTGAAGGCTTGCACTTGACCTTCACCACCAAGGAACCGCATGTGGTTGCCAACTTCTACCGGGATTCTCTCGGGTTCGTCGATGCCAGTGGCCAGCGCCCGGCAGCCACTCTCAAACCGGGCTACGCCCGGAACGACGAAATCCGGGGTAGTTTGTGCCTTCGAACCACTCGAGACACTCTGATTGAATTCCAGGATTACAACATGGCGTATCATTGGGTAGCCCAACTGGGAGGCCGGCCGCCAGAGGAACCTCTGTCAGGCCAGATCTATCTGTTGGTGCGCGATGTCGATCGGGTCTATGAGCGATTGTCGAAGAAAGGAGTGCAGTTCTTCGGTCCGCCCCGGGAAATGCCTTGGGGACACCGCATCGTCGAATGCTCTGACCCGGAGGGCCGGCGTGTTGTTTTCGCCGAGGTCTTAAAGAAGAAAAAGTGA